A segment of the Leptospiraceae bacterium genome:
TCAACAATCGGCGTTATATCGCCATCCATACTGAACAATGTTTCTGATACTATTATTTTGGGAGAAGAAGGATTGGCCTTTTTGAGTAATTCTCTCAAATGAGTCATGTCCTTGTGATGATAGTATTTTTTTACTGCACCGGAAATTCGAATTCCATCCAGAATAGATGCATGGTTGAGTCTATCTGTAAATATAATTGTTTTAGGATCAGAAATTGCATCAAGTAAACCAAGATTAGCCGCAAAACCATTTGCTACAAAAAGGGAAGTCTCCGACTGCACCCAGTTCGCAAATTGAGTTTCTGTTTTTTCAAAAATATCTCTATGACCTCGAATGAGTCTCGAAGCACCAGATCCGGCACCGTAGAGGTCAATACCTTCTTTTAATGCTTCCAGAACTTTTGGGTGCTTAGACATACAGAGATAGTCGTTAGACGATAAATCAATGCCATTTGGTAATTTTAAAACTCTGTATCTATTTTTTTCTTTGATTGAGATAAGTTCTTTATTTATGTAATTTTGAAATGAATTCATTTTTATTTTTCCATTATTTTGGAATCTAGTCAAAAACCTAGAAAAAAATCAAATTACCGAATGATGTCAATTTGTTCTAATCCAAAATACTGGTATTTAGATTTTTCTTTTTTTCTTTGATCGAGTAAATCCCAATCTTGAAAAAAAATAGTGCTACTAATTGAGGAACTCGATGAAATTCCATACCTATAAATATACTCGGTCCGAATCCGATTGCGATATTTCCAGTTGTATACTTTGGGTAGGATATATTGGCTTTATCATCAATACAAGATCTAAATAAAACCAAAAACAATTCCCAAAATTTCCTCCAGAAAATCTGAAACATTCTTTATTTTTTACTGAGTTATTTTCTGTGAAGTTTTTACTAGCTGCCTTACTTAAATCGTACAGAGCACTTAATGAAGATCCTTTTTCTAAAAAATCGGGATACTCTTCAATGAGTTCTTTTGCTTGTTTTAGAAATTGGATTGTGGAGTTTTTTCTCTCCAATTGGGCATTTTGATTGTTCATTATTCCTTTGAGTACAAGCCTTGCATTTTCAGATTCGGCAAATTGTAAGTATCCTTTAATTCGACTCGATACAAATGAAAGACCAGAAAAGTTAGTAGTTGTTATTTTAGCAGATATTTTCTTTGGCATTCGTTTGCGTAGAAAGTAAGAATAGGAGTAGGAGAAGAATTATTTTCAATGAATTAGTATACCAGAGTGACCAGATAAAATACTAGTAACATTTACGTTTTTTTATCTTAAATAGGAACCGTAATTCGAAGCCTAATCTGAAATTGTTTTCCTAAGTTTGTCAAAGGATTTTTATTCTGTCAGTTCTGCTTTGACAGACTCCTTCGTTCATTTTACAAATAATAGTTAAATGTCTAATTATTTTTACTTGAAACAATAACGGCAAATTTTATTGTGTAAACATAAATGTTACAGTAAAGGAGAACTTATGAGTTCTAAATTATTTTCTAATACAAAACTTGGCAGTTTGGAGTTAAAAAATCCAATCGTTATGGCACCTATGACACGTAGTCGCGCAATCAATAATATTCCAAATGACCTAATGGCAACCTATTATGGGCAGAGAGCAGGGGCAGGTCTTATTGTGACCGAAGGTACTTCTCCATCTCCTAATGGACTCGGATATGCCAGAATTCCAGGAATTTATTCAGATGCCCAAGTAGAAGGTTGGAAAAAAGTTACGGAAGCAGTGCATGCAAAAGGAAGTCGTATTTTTATACAATTAATGCATACAGGAAGAATTGGGCACCCGAATAATTTGCCTGAAGGTGCTGAAATGGTCGCCCCGTCTGCGATTGTAGCAAAAGGACAAATGTGGACTGATAAAGGCGGAATGTTAGACCATCCAACTCCTCGCGAAATGACGAAAGACGATATAGAAAAAGCAAAACAAGAATATGTAAATGCATCTATCAATGCAGTTAAAGCTGGATTCGACGGAGTGGAACTTCATGCGGCTAATGGTTATTTGTTGGAGCAGTTTTTAAATCCAGGCGCAAACCAAAGAACTGATGAATATGGTGGAAGTTCTGAAAATCGCGCTCGTTTTGTAATTGAAGTCGCAAAGGCAGTAGCTGAAAAAATCGGAAAGGAAAAAACGGGAATTCGTCTTTCTCCTTACGGTGCCTTCAATGATGTTGGACCTTTCCCTGATACAGAAGAGGAATATTCCTATTTGGCGACAAAGCTAAATGAAATAGGAATTGTTTATGTTCACCTTGTAGATCATTCTTCGATGGGAGCTCCAAAGGTCGAACCATCTACAGTAAAGAAAATCAGAGAAAATTTTAAAAATACTCTCATTCTAAGTGGCGGATACGATAGAGCCAGAGCAGAAGCTGATCTAGAATCTAAAGCAGGCGATTTAATTGCTTTTGGAAAACCTTTTCTTTCGAATCCCGATTTAGTTACTAGACTCGAAAAAAATGCTCCATTAGCTGCTCCAAATATGGAAGCTTTATATACTCCTGATGCAAAGGGTTATACTGATTATCCAGTAATGGAAGGCGTTCTTGCTTAATCCGAAAGTGTAAAATTTTTTCCATTAAATGCACCTGAGGATAATCCTCTCCTTTTTAGTGTGTTTAGTGGAAATTTCAGTTTGTTTTCTTAAGAATATTTCTGAAACAAACGTTTCTACTGTAAGCATTTTGTTTATGTTTATTTATTATTAGAAACCTAAGTAATCACTCTAAAATAAAGATTGATGAACAATTCTTCTGACTAATACTACAATTCACAGTACAAATTTTCCAAAAAAGGGAAATGAGTTTTGGTGTGGGGTATATAGGTTATCAATAAATAATATTTTATTAAAGATTCATAGAATCCTAATGGAAACATTTTTATGCTGAACTGGAAAATCCCCAATCTATCTCGAAGCAGACTGAGTATAATAATTGTAGTCAGTGTTTTGATTGTAGTTCTTGGATGTAAACTAAAACAAAAAGCAAACATTTCAGGAATTTTACCTGGCGATAGTACTTTGCAAAGTATGACGATTAATCCTAATTCAGTCACTATTTTGGTAGGACAGACCCAACAATACATAGCAACGGGAGTTTATCCCGATGGAACTACTCAGAATTTAACTTCATTAGTAACATGGACTTCAGATAGTTTAGGTATCGCAACAATTGACTCCACCGGACTAACGCAGGGATTATCTGTTGGAACTGCAACGATTACAGCAACCTACAGTGGAATTTCTGCCAATACAAATATCACTATCAATACAAATTATACAATAGGCGGAACAGTAGCTGGACTTGCCGGAACTGGATTAGTCCTTACGTTAAATTCTTCCGAAAACTTAAATATTTCGGCTAACGGTAATTTTCTATTCACAACACAGCTTTCAACTACTTCAAACTATACGGTTACAGTTACAACGCAACCTTCTGGAGAGTTTTGCTCTCTCACAAATTCCACTGGTACAGTTGCAAGCTCTAATATTTCCAATGTTACAGTCTCTTGTACATCTGGAAATACGGTTGGACCGGTAACGGGAGGAAGTATCTTTAATCCACTTAATTTAACCTATAGTGTTACGACTGTTGCTTCTGGGGCTACGTATACAGGAGTGAATGGCGTAACGACAGATGGACTAAATATTTATTTTACAATCGAAACGAATCATACAATTGTCAAATTAGAAATTTCGACCGGAACTATAACGAATTTAGCAGGGACTTCTGGAGTTTCTGGTACAACGGATGGGATTGGAACTATCGCAAAATTTTCTAATCCTTCAAATCTTGTTTATGTAAATAATAATTTGTACATTACAGACTATGCATCTGGTAGAGTTAGAAAATTAAATTTGTCTACAAATGTGGTGAACACTATACAAACAGGGCTATCGAGTCCTTATGGAATTACATCGGACGGAACGAACCTGTATGTAACAGAAAATGGAAAAGTTCAAAAAATTTTAATTAGTACAAGTGCAATGACAACTTTAGCTGGAAATGCAACCCAGGGATATAGTGACGGAATTGGAAGTGCTGCTAGATTTATGAGTAACGGGTCTTTACCTGGTGGTATTACATTTGATGGAACTGATTTATATTTATCCGATAGGGGGAATTGTGCTATTCGAAAAGTAGTAATAACTACAGGCACTGTGACAACTATCGCAGGGTCTCCGCCGCCAACGGCAGTTTGTTCTGGACCTACTGATGGAATCGGAACTGCTTCCGTTATTCGTGATCCAGACGGAATTATATCTGACGGAACTAATTTATTTTTTGCAGAAAGTACTGGTAGTGTTATTCGAAAAATCGATATGAGTACTTTTAGTGTAACAACGGTAGCTGGTCTCGCGAATACAAATGGATTAGTCGACGGTACAGGGTCCGCTGCTCGTTTTCAATATCCAGCCAGTATGACTTCTGATGGGACTACTCTTTATATTGCTGATTGGGGAAATAATGCAATTCGAAAAATGCAATAGGTACATTGGTTTGGGGTAAATTAATAACTGAATTACGCAAAATTGGTAATTTATGCAAAGAAGGAAAACCTTGAGAATATTAGAAACTGCTAATGAATTAATAGCGATAGCGTAAGGTGAGTTAATAAAATGAGGCGGATTCAATTAATTTTTCGTTTGAATGGATAATCGTTATTATTCACAAGTCAGTAACACACCTAACATAATAATGAAGAGTCTTTAATTCTAAATCTGCGTATCCGTCATTAAATAATACACCCCATGCGACTCCTGCATTTGCAGTCGAAGTCCAATAATAGAGAGAAGCCGTACTAGGAAAAAACTTTAAATCTATAGTTGGTCTTTTGGATCCTTGTTTGCAAAATCCGTTTGGGTTAAATCCATTACTGCAAACTCTTAGACTTTTTAGTTCTTCCAAAGAAGGTAATCGCCATTTTTTTCCTGAAAGAGTCAAAGAGTTGCAATACTTTTTTGCACCTTCCCAATCTGTTACTTCTGCCGTTCCGGTACAGTTGGTGTCGTTATTTAATCCCATATTGCATTTTTGCCAAACTAATTTTTTGCTCTTATCCGTTACTCTTCCATCCTGATTATCAATATAAATGGATTCCAAATTCTTTTCCGTTCTGGATTCATCGACCGATTTATCTGGAATAGGAATAATTAAATTTGTATCTACAATACTCGCTATTTCGTTGTAATTTTCTATTAATTGTTTTGTGCTAAATTTTGAAGCTAAAATTTCCTGTCTTGCTTTTTCCAAAGCTTTTTTCGCCTCATCAACTCTCTCTTCTAAGTTGAAAACTTCCGCTTGACTACTCCAAGTCTCTACTGTATTTTTAAGATAGTTTTTTCCAGTTTCTTTTGCACTATTTTTCTTCCTTTCCATTCTACTTTTTAGTTTTTCTCTATTCGCATTCTCTTCTAGATTTTCAATTGTGGCAAATGCCTTTTCATATAGAAAAAATGCTTCATCGAATTTTGATTCTTTATAAGCTCGATTTCCTTCCTTCTCAATACTTTCGATTTCTACTAGAAGAGTTGAATCAATCCTCAGTCTG
Coding sequences within it:
- a CDS encoding DUF1566 domain-containing protein, translating into MKLLIIIISIIFLQQCAGIEEMQEVNSDKNLTETKLESISKKNSTSSKLKIVLEDYKMIETKMTEVPEEYQKDISNLKKTVRLRIDSTLLVEIESIEKEGNRAYKESKFDEAFFLYEKAFATIENLEENANREKLKSRMERKKNSAKETGKNYLKNTVETWSSQAEVFNLEERVDEAKKALEKARQEILASKFSTKQLIENYNEIASIVDTNLIIPIPDKSVDESRTEKNLESIYIDNQDGRVTDKSKKLVWQKCNMGLNNDTNCTGTAEVTDWEGAKKYCNSLTLSGKKWRLPSLEELKSLRVCSNGFNPNGFCKQGSKRPTIDLKFFPSTASLYYWTSTANAGVAWGVLFNDGYADLELKTLHYYVRCVTDL
- a CDS encoding alkene reductase, whose amino-acid sequence is MSSKLFSNTKLGSLELKNPIVMAPMTRSRAINNIPNDLMATYYGQRAGAGLIVTEGTSPSPNGLGYARIPGIYSDAQVEGWKKVTEAVHAKGSRIFIQLMHTGRIGHPNNLPEGAEMVAPSAIVAKGQMWTDKGGMLDHPTPREMTKDDIEKAKQEYVNASINAVKAGFDGVELHAANGYLLEQFLNPGANQRTDEYGGSSENRARFVIEVAKAVAEKIGKEKTGIRLSPYGAFNDVGPFPDTEEEYSYLATKLNEIGIVYVHLVDHSSMGAPKVEPSTVKKIRENFKNTLILSGGYDRARAEADLESKAGDLIAFGKPFLSNPDLVTRLEKNAPLAAPNMEALYTPDAKGYTDYPVMEGVLA
- a CDS encoding Ig-like domain-containing protein; the protein is MLNWKIPNLSRSRLSIIIVVSVLIVVLGCKLKQKANISGILPGDSTLQSMTINPNSVTILVGQTQQYIATGVYPDGTTQNLTSLVTWTSDSLGIATIDSTGLTQGLSVGTATITATYSGISANTNITINTNYTIGGTVAGLAGTGLVLTLNSSENLNISANGNFLFTTQLSTTSNYTVTVTTQPSGEFCSLTNSTGTVASSNISNVTVSCTSGNTVGPVTGGSIFNPLNLTYSVTTVASGATYTGVNGVTTDGLNIYFTIETNHTIVKLEISTGTITNLAGTSGVSGTTDGIGTIAKFSNPSNLVYVNNNLYITDYASGRVRKLNLSTNVVNTIQTGLSSPYGITSDGTNLYVTENGKVQKILISTSAMTTLAGNATQGYSDGIGSAARFMSNGSLPGGITFDGTDLYLSDRGNCAIRKVVITTGTVTTIAGSPPPTAVCSGPTDGIGTASVIRDPDGIISDGTNLFFAESTGSVIRKIDMSTFSVTTVAGLANTNGLVDGTGSAARFQYPASMTSDGTTLYIADWGNNAIRKMQ